A single Perca flavescens isolate YP-PL-M2 chromosome 2, PFLA_1.0, whole genome shotgun sequence DNA region contains:
- the lcorl gene encoding ligand-dependent nuclear receptor corepressor-like protein isoform X3, translated as MATVQCPNCTAERKGFRRELDSWRYKLIHCVGFESILEGIYGPLLLRDLNLFDDCEPEEVDDWSQETSCSQCSFCNLPLDKLSSEQVPAATSPLSSPSDYSPCQAPTLSESSQSAHRFLQAVFNKKDVSPGCDSNIPRVAQELMKKMIHQFALEYASKCLLHTSTNGVRTRTSSPLSETSDAPLDLTVSRTGEEKESGSDPDGVLDLSNRNSACLATSSTSSNHKASGRQRRQKEEYIERSLELSEGLLSKALKDIHSGRLQQQRAALLYGIPIHILQQGLDGWAEGRRGMLHQLAPGIRDEVTSYNVMSSMLGGEARLVLQKVAAWAERAEIGGAADENGDLSSSSPTIYQPGGLQKSLPHSFFQLRDALQPPPSPTSSLEPLASLRIPQVRSMSDHNRSIPAENGSMAENLLQRTSSMEGAASSTATGRPSSLFKLRPPFLQHGCPGSANQSPHRLGPRSSSLDDSEDGGRDKDKQPRKKRGRYRQYDHDLLEEAITMVMAGRMSVSKAQGVYGVPHSTLEYKVKERTGTLKNPPKKKSANFCSSSSNSSCSGTMTGSTNSGTLASAADAKMF; from the exons ATGGCGACCGTGCAGTGCCCCAATTGCACGGCCGAAAGGAAAGGGTTTCGGCGGGAACTTGATTCTTGGCGATACAAACTGATACACTGCGTTG GGTTTGAAAGCATTCTGGAGGGAATCTATGGCCCGCTGCTGCTGAGGGACCTCAATTTATTTGATG ACTGTGAACCTGAAGAAGTGGATGACTGGTCTCAAGAAACAAGTTGCTCTCAATGTTCATTCTGCAACCTTCCCCTGGACAAACTCAGCAGT gAGCAAGTACCTGCAGCCACGTcgcccctctcctccccctctgacTACTCTCCCTGTCAGGCTCCAACCCTCTCTGAGAGCAGCCAATCAGCGCACAGGTTCCTCCAAGCTGTGTTTAACAAGAAAG ATGTGTCCCCAGGCTGTGATTCCAACATCCCTCGTGTTGCCCAGGAGCTAATGAAGAAGATGATACATCAGTTTGCCTTGGAGTACGCGTCCAAGTGCCTACTCCACACTAGTACAAATGGTGTTAGAACAAGGACCTCATCGCCGTTGTCAGAAACATCAGATGCCCCTCTGGACCTCACAGTGAGCCGAACTGGGGAGGAAAAAGAGAGTGGAAGTGACCCAG ATGGCGTGCTCGACCTCTCCAACAGGAACTCTGCCTGCTTAGCAACTTCATCAACATCATCTAATCACAAGGCCTCAGg GAGGCAGCGCAGGCAGAAGGAGGAGTACATTGAGAGGAGCTTGGAGCTGTCTGAGGGGTTGCTGTCCAAGGCCTTGAAGGATATACATTCAGggaggctgcagcagcagcgggCCGCATTGCTTTATGGAATTCCCATTCACATCCTGCAACAAGGTCTGGATGGCTGGGCTGAGGGAAGGCGGGGGATGCTGCATCAACTTGCACCAGGAATCAGGGATGAAGTGACATCATACAATGTGATGTCATCAATGTTGGGCGGTGAAGCCCGTCTTGTTCTGCAGAAGGTGGCGGCGTGGGCAGAGAGGGCAGAAATTGGAGGAGCTGCAGACGAGAATGGAGACTTGAGTTCAAGTTCTCCTACCATTTATCAGCCGGGTGGTCTACAGAAATCCCTCCCCCACTCTTTTTTCCAGCTCAGGGATGCTCTCCAGCCCCCACCAAGCCCCACTTCCAGTCTGGAGCCACTCGCGTCCCTGCGTATTCCTCAGGTCCGTTCCATGTCTGATCACAACAGGTCAATCCCAGCTGAGAATGGCAGCATGGCTGAAAACCTACTTCAACGTACCTCATCAATGGAGGGTGCCGCCAGTTCGACAGCTACTGGGAGACCTTCGTCTCTCTTCAAACTCAGACCTCCTTTCTTACAACATGGCTGTCCAGGCAGTGCCAACCAGTCACCTCATCGCCTGGGACCACGCAGTTCCTCACTGGATGATTCAGAAGACGGTGGCCGGGATAAAGACAAGCAACCAAGAAAGAAACGTGGGCGATACCGCCAGTATGACCACGACCTGTTGGAGGAGGCCATCACTATGGTGATGGCAGGGCGCATGAGTGTGTCCAAGGCCCAGGGGGTTTATGGGGTGCCTCACAGCACACTGGAATACAAAGTCAAAGAGCGTACTGGAACACTGAAGAACCCACCCAAAAAGAAATCTGCCAACTTTTGTTCATCCAGTTCCAACTCGTCTTGTTCTGGTACCATGACCGGTTCCACTAACTCAGGGACTCTTGCCTCAGCTGCTGACGCAAAGATGTTCTAG
- the lcorl gene encoding mucin-4 isoform X1, whose product MATVQCPNCTAERKGFRRELDSWRYKLIHCVGFESILEGIYGPLLLRDLNLFDDCEPEEVDDWSQETSCSQCSFCNLPLDKLSSEQVPAATSPLSSPSDYSPCQAPTLSESSQSAHRFLQAVFNKKDVSPGCDSNIPRVAQELMKKMIHQFALEYASKCLLHTSTNGVRTRTSSPLSETSDAPLDLTVSRTGEEKESGSDPDGVLDLSNRNSACLATSSTSSNHKASGSLLLSFMEESVDLGQRGTKCRQSSALGAVLSSLCSAHHSLLYQILKLARQEKLLLFLNHRPVDQTESHCCHCGVNQQDIVTPNAVSFSECKANNGSPYYPLIDCDHQGHGSTMYHPGDPKSNCSIHHYPLTDCKSDAPLGSSYCCVQSCRMETYTVMCPKRLHCISCQSLAVGRINNRACSLASSPSLSKSLLRCTPSSSLCPSSSICYNQHNPHSCLCYLNHTCLTQVRNTKESGVGDGDPPCPVLTREQSPSPPPLSPIPSDINKKTDEKPPSLLHHRQEEEADRMVKDGLVNASHQEADVDTTTEVERECRTPKSSPADRNPSGTSLQEVVNRFSKKLETIRPIEKDPPLVSTAVNVSEKEQPQCPSTSQNLQIQVDAHLTEIITTVLHTGSASDYNLSELFNRHDSKEPKSPNTRSRRRQEVLTAIATPADNASTRRQTLQIKRELARSYSKRKVPLAKRARLKDGNVTVSTSPTSSDSNLVKGESKREMEVGVDSVENHRVREGPLNILTAESNRDEVKEEIQTVVVTEEVQIIKAEEKEREISSEEKDLTLASTQIPTPELHSKYDKQCSKGDSVQTQVMTVTATSTKRCSSPRKEDGSCAGSDRNLEEAPSGPSSDNRPGKGKDCYSPIRDRQKCQSHHSKDARRSRRSIVPPQWFSSYVTEPRFYVACFSESIRGTQKHKVLTSSTLDALSKDPDAEDTKLESMSSPEHTLKFSFESTHKERSGPSYTESKGLSTNKVFPQTLTDKEKSPTKQSPDNRTDVSDCAAKPFGRLRSSPKRLLDSKTASRNPQNPSKMDVTMKSATCVESPPISQVQYISPIKLMFVSPVKDKEGVRYSLKSASSGSSAQEPFDPCVESSWSGTLKKPKSQRTKSATSQVKSFSSPLKSATSPARSASSPAKSASSSPKSASSSPKSASSSPKSASSSPKSASSPAKSASSPAKSASSPAKSASSPAKSASSPAKSASSPAKSPSSSPKSASSPKSSSSSPKIGSRRSGEGTPTKRGAESQKSLGDSISYQETTPKRRPGRPKKLGPQLEQKAKRPIGRPRKEKALDSVMGAKTVNGKSVIASDVKDNVNRNLKITVLYGRSRRNKRMVSEGFDQLQTEFHDACQAVGLKSDLGILMHNPKTSSGSIKTTSTELSEELHFVSPVKESAPQSSSNIKCQKRDDSAPSRKPGRPAKVKISGISVTVTTVSPRQRKIQINKDIRRSPETLIHKKVVLPEFKSAKEPWTISRQSTSKSSQTEEGVETEGESKGKLPNQPVAVRHSMRVRKPSIHLLHAVATSTSRSYSHSNALLRRSKQLLLNKASNERRQGEQKSSLETSREKRLLRGQESKNISQDLSRVAEVSIDSIFTPKETLRWWAASAEENTMNQELARRIRLISDTWVSNTVENQEKETAFSSKTGTDGNSSFSRNSKHSSVVRTLFDCPLNKPRSCSMPQLCSWFMQTTETQSLAIVKKASSRNPYEVMHFPRSAIKTSVCHSPQAERLRKHIKKFAKTVPKSPLQHQRAQRRLRKKNEALLSIHKIRRQLFTPRFAASRLNQGAQWWRSRAFHKYRTTLFRARTRFLTRKERERLQKRQRNKKNIKVATSCSKEHVVTGLQPKRKALRRSAKALLSDRMENSSATSSVDQTQEPVDVQKEQNLYCKAWSPETLKECRVFLRKINSPDNESTEEEWDTCTVTLDDGSPSAYLFAGRERELVGVVKAVKTERKISTTSRELASSAPKSVQEQDEMSAGRQKGKYKSPGVASTEPPPAKMLRQSRMKGLTGPRWHDFVLEN is encoded by the exons ATGGCGACCGTGCAGTGCCCCAATTGCACGGCCGAAAGGAAAGGGTTTCGGCGGGAACTTGATTCTTGGCGATACAAACTGATACACTGCGTTG GGTTTGAAAGCATTCTGGAGGGAATCTATGGCCCGCTGCTGCTGAGGGACCTCAATTTATTTGATG ACTGTGAACCTGAAGAAGTGGATGACTGGTCTCAAGAAACAAGTTGCTCTCAATGTTCATTCTGCAACCTTCCCCTGGACAAACTCAGCAGT gAGCAAGTACCTGCAGCCACGTcgcccctctcctccccctctgacTACTCTCCCTGTCAGGCTCCAACCCTCTCTGAGAGCAGCCAATCAGCGCACAGGTTCCTCCAAGCTGTGTTTAACAAGAAAG ATGTGTCCCCAGGCTGTGATTCCAACATCCCTCGTGTTGCCCAGGAGCTAATGAAGAAGATGATACATCAGTTTGCCTTGGAGTACGCGTCCAAGTGCCTACTCCACACTAGTACAAATGGTGTTAGAACAAGGACCTCATCGCCGTTGTCAGAAACATCAGATGCCCCTCTGGACCTCACAGTGAGCCGAACTGGGGAGGAAAAAGAGAGTGGAAGTGACCCAG ATGGCGTGCTCGACCTCTCCAACAGGAACTCTGCCTGCTTAGCAACTTCATCAACATCATCTAATCACAAGGCCTCAGg CTCCCTGCTGCTGTCATTTATGGAAGAATCGGTGGATCTGGGACAGCGAGGGACTAAGTGTCGCCAGAGTTCTGCATTGGGTGCAGTTCTCAGCTCGCTCTGCTCAGCACACCATTCCTTACTCTACCAGATTCTGAAGCTGGCACGCCAGGAAAAATTGCTGCTGTTCCTAAATCACAGACCTGTAGATCAAACTGAATCTCACTGCTGTCATTGTGGCGTAAACCAACAGGATATCGTTACCCCTAATGCAGTCTCATTTAGTGAATGTAAAGCCAATAACGGCAGCCCATACTACCCTTTAATCGATTGTGATCATCAAGGTCACGGCAGCACAATGTATCATCCAGGAGACCCCAAATCCAATTGTAGCATCCATCACTATCCTTTAACAGACTGCAAAAGTGACGCTCCTCTGGGCTCAAGCTACTGCTGTGTGCAGAGTTGCAGGATGGAAACCTACACGGTTATGTGTCCCAAGAGGCTGCACTGCATTTCCTGCCAAAGCCTGGCTGTAGGTCGTATCAACAACAGAGCGTGTTCATTAGCATCCTCTCCTTCCTTATCCAAATCCCTTTTACGATGCACTCCCTCCTCTAGTTTATGCCCTTCCTCATCGATCTGCTATAACCAACACAACCCCCACTCTTGTCTCTGTTATCTAAACCATACCTGTCTGACACAGGTCAGGAATACAAAAGAAAGCGGGGTTGGAGATGGGGATCCTCCTTGTCCTGTACTAACTAGAGAGCAGagcccctctcctcctcctctgtccccTATACCCTCAGACATCAATAAGAAAACTGATGAAAAGCCACCGTCCCTCCTTCACCATAGACAAGAGGAGGAAGCTGACCGAATGGTTAAAGATGGTCTTGTGAATGCAAGCCACCAGGAAGCAGATGTGGATACAACTACAGAAGTGGAACGAGAATGTAGGACCCCAAAAAGTAGTCCGGCTGATCGGAACCCAAGTGGGACTTCATTGCAAGAAGTTGTGAATCGCTTCAGCAAGAAACTGGAGACAATTAGACCTATAGAGAAGGACCCACCTCTGGTTTCCACAGCTGTTAATGTCTCTGAAAAGGAGCAGCCACAGTGTCCCTCAACCAGTCAGAACCTGCAAATTCAGGTTGATGCCCATTTGACTGAAATCATCACCACAGTGCTTCACACAGGCAGTGCTAGTGACTACAATCTCAGTGAGCTGTTCAATCGCCATGATAGCAAAGAGCCCAAGTCACCTAATACCCGCTCCCGACGTCGCCAAGAAGTCCTTACTGCTATAGCAACACCTGCTGATAATGCTTCAACCAGAAGGCAAACCTTACAAATTAAACGGGAGCTTGCCAGGTcctacagtaaaagaaaggtaCCACTAGCGAAGAGGGCAAGATTGAAAGATGGGAATGTTACTGTTTCTACATCACCCACTTCATCCGATTCGAACCTAGTTAAAGGGGAGTCTAAAAGAGAAATGGAGGTAGGTGTCGACTCTGTAGAGAATCATAGAGTTAGGGAGGGACCACTGAACATTCTCACTGCAGAAAGTAACAGGGATGAAGTAAAAGAGGAGATACAGACAGTTGTAGTAACAGAAGAAGTTCAGATCATTAAAGCAGAGGAGAAGGAAAGGGAAATATCCAGTGAGGAAAAGGATCTTACCCTTGCAAGCACTCAAATACCGACCCCTGAGCTGCACAGCAAGTATGACAAACAATGCTCAAAGGGTGACAGTGTACAAACACAGGTGATGACAGTGACTGCAACCTCAACAAAACGGTGTAGCAGTCCCCGTAAAGAAGATGGTAGTTGTGCTGGAAGTGATAGGAACCTGGAAGAAGCCCCATCGGGTCCAAGCTCTGACAATAGACCAGGTAAAGGTAAAGATTGCTATAGTCCTATTAGAGATAGGCAGAAATGTCAATCACACCACTCTAAGGATGCAAGGAGATCCCGGAGAAGTATAGTACCCCCACAGTGGTTCTCCTCCTATGTGACAGAGCCCAGGTTCTACGTTGCATGTTTCTCTGAAAGCATCCGTGGAACACAAAAGCACAAGGTTTTGACATCTAGCACCCTAGATGCCTTATCCAAAGATCCAGATGCTGAGGACACCAAGCTTGAATCAATGTCCTCACCTGAGCACACATTGAAGTTTTCCTTTGAATCAACACATAAAGAACGATCTGGACCATCCTACACAGAGTCAAAAGGTCTTTCTACAAACAAGGTCTTTCCGCAAACTTTGACTGACAAAGAGAAGAGTCCTACAAAACAGAGCCCTGACAATAGGACAGACGTTAGCGACTGTGCTGCCAAGCCTTTTGGAAGGCTACGGTCATCTCCAAAAAGACTACTGGACTCAAAGACAGCTTCAAGAAATCCCCAAAACCCATCAAAAATGGATGTCACCATGAAGTCTGCTACCTGTGTTGAGAGCCCTCCCATCTCCCAAGTCCAGTACATTAGTCCAATAAAGCTCATGTTTGTATCACCAGTAAAGGATAAGGAAGGGGTCAGATATAGTCTCAAATCAGCATCTTCTGGTTCGAGTGCACAGGAACCCTTTGACCCGTGTGTAGAGTCTTCATGGTCAGGGACACTTAAGAAACCCAAAAGCCAGAGAACTAAGTCTGCTACTTCACAAGTAAAATCTTTTTCCTCACCACTAAAGTCTGCTACCTCACCTGCAAGATCTGCTTCTTCACCAGCCAAGTCTGCTTCGTCATCACCCAAGTCTGCTTCGTCATCACCCAAGTCTGCTTCGTCATCACCCAAATCTGCTTCGTCATCGCCCAAGTCAGCCTCTTCCCCAGCCAAGTCAGCCTCTTCCCCAGCCAAGTCAGCCTCTTCCCCAGCCAAGTCAGCCTCTTCCCCAGCCAAGTCAGCCTCTTCCCCAGCCAAGTCAGCCTCTTCCCCAGCCAAGTCTCCTTCATCATCACCTAAGTCTGCTTCTTCACCCaagtcatcttcatcatcacctAAAATAGGTTCCAGAAGATCAGGTGAAGGTACTCCAACTAAGCGTGGAGCTGAGAGCCAGAAATCATTAGGTGACTCAATATCTTACCAAGAAACCACTCCAAAAAGGCGTCCGGGCCGGCCAAAGAAGCTGGGACCACAGCTTGAGCAAAAGGCAAAGAGGCCAATTGGTCGACCACGCAAGGAGAAGGCTTTGGATTCAGTAATGGgggcaaaaactgtaaatggAAAATCTGTTATAGCATCTGACGTTAAGGATAATGTAAACAGGAACCTTAAAATAACAGTATTGTATGGCCGTTCTAGGAGAAACAAACGAATGGTGTCTGAGGGCTTTGACCAGCTGCAAACGGAGTTCCATGATGCTTGTCAAGCAGTAGGCCTTAAAAGTGACTTGGGCATTTTAATGCACAACCCTAAGACCAGCTCAGGTAGTATCAAAACAACCTCAACAGAATTGTCTGAAGAATTACATTTTGTCAGTCCTGTAAAAGAGTCTGCCCCTCAATCTAGCAGTAACATCAAATGTCAGAAGAGGGATGATTCTGCACCTTCAAGGAAACCAGGTAGACCTGCAAAAGTTAAAATCTCTGGAATCTCAGTCACAGTAACCACAGTGTCACCTAGGCAGCGTAAAATTCAGATAAATAAGGATATTAGACGGTCTCCTGAAACACTAATTCATAAGAAAGTAGTCCTACCGGAATTCAAATCTGCCAAAGAGCCCTGGACAATCAGTCGTCAGTCAACAAGCAAAAGCAGTCAAACAGAAGAAGGCGTAGAAACAGAGGGTGAAAGTAAAGGCAAACTGCCAAACCAGCCTGTAGCAGTGCGTCACTCAATGAGGGTGAGAAAGCCATCGATCCACTTACTGCACGCTGTTGCCACCTCCACCTCTAGATCATACAGCCACAGTAATGCCCTGCTACGGCGCTCCAAACAACTTCTGCTGAACAAGGCTAGCAATGAAAGGAGACAGGGGGAGCAAAAGAGTAGTTTAGAGACTTCAAGGGAGAAGAGACTGCTCCGTGGACAAGAGAGTAAGAACATCTCTCAGGACCTGAGCAGAGTGGCAGAGGTGTCTATAGACTCAATATTTACCCCAAAAGAGACGCTAAGGTGGTGGGCAGCATCAGCTGAGGAAAATACTATGAACCAGGAGCTTGCCAGGCGAATACGACTTATCTCTGACACTTGGGTCTCAAACACTGTGGAGAACCAAGAAAAAGAAACTGCCTTCAGTTCAAAGACAGGCACTGACGGCAACAGTTCATTTAGCAGGAATTCAAAACATTCCTCTGTGGTACGAACGCTGTTCGACTGTCCTCTTAACAAACCAAGGTCCTGTAGCATGCCACAGCTCTGCTCCTGGTTTATGCagaccacagagacacagtctcTGGCTATTGTCAAGAAGGCAAGCTCCCGTAATCCTTACGAAGTTATGCACTTTCCTCGTTCTGCCATTAAAACAAGTGTTTGCCACAGTCCTCAGGCAGAGCGACTCCGCAAACACATCAAGAAATTTGCCAAAACGGTGCCAAAAAGTCCTTTGCAACATCAACGGGCTCAAAGAAGGTTGAGGAAGAAAAATGAGGCACTTTTATCGATACATAAGATTAGGCGTCAACTTTTCACTCCCAGGTTTGCAGCAAGCAGACTCAATCAAGGAGCCCAATGGTGGAGAAGCAGAGCATTTCACAAATACCGGACCACTCTATTTAGAGCAAGGACAAGGTTCCTAACCCGGAAAGAAAGGGAGAGGTTGCAAAAGAGGCAGAGgaataagaaaaacataaaagtaGCTACAAGTTGTTCAAAGGAACATGTAGTGACTGGACTACAACCAAAACGTAAAGCATTACGCAGATCAGCAAAAGCTCTGTTATCTGACCGTATGGAGAACAGTTCTGCCACCAGTTCTGTTGACCAAACTCAGGAGCCTGTGGATGTACAAAAAGAGCAGAACCTCTACTGTAAAGCCTGGAGTCCTGAGACACTGAAGGAATGTCGGGTGTTTCTGAGAAAGATCAACTCTCCAGACAATGAATCAACTGAGGAAGAGTGGGACACCTGTACTGTGACACTGGATGATGGGTCACCTTCTGCATACCTCTTTgcaggaagggagagagaactGGTAGGAGTTGTTAAAGCTGtgaaaactgaaagaaaaattagCACAACCTCAAGAGAGCTAGCAAGTTCTGCACCTAAATCAGTCCAGGAGCAGGATGAGATGTCAGCGGGGAGGCAGAAAGGCAAATATAAAAGTCCTGGGGTTGCGTCTACTGAACCACCACCAGCAAAGATGTTGAGACAATCGCGAATGAAGGGCCTAACCGGGCCAAGATGGCACGACTTTGTGTTAG aAAACTAA